One window from the genome of Vespula pensylvanica isolate Volc-1 chromosome 11, ASM1446617v1, whole genome shotgun sequence encodes:
- the LOC122632986 gene encoding DNA methyltransferase 1-associated protein 1, with protein sequence MSDVRDILDIEVPTTTELTKESILGSDKKNKKKYEYKVPKRPEGMHREVFALLCKDNTDVPPLFPTDTAKGYKQVRAKLGMKKVRPWKWTPFTNPARTDGAVFHHWRRVADAGKEYPFAKFNKKVPIPTYTNAEYVQHLVTNGWTRAETDHLFDLCRRFDLRFIIIKDRWDRAKFTARTVEELKERYYQVCAALTKAKSHTDKVYSFDAEHEKRRKEQLKKLFERTPEQVEEEQTLLAELRKIEQRKKERDRKTQDLQKLITAADHQADPRKSERKPSKKSSNSSRNRPNKTDASHAVESAGIKFPDFKNSGVSLRSQRIKLPSSLGQKKMKGIEQMLNELSIELNPPPTEQICQQFNELRSDIVLHYELRSALSTCDYELQSLRHQYEALAPGKTLTIPPALLPKTEPEVKADIIDVVGSPSMPSVNH encoded by the exons ATGTCAGATGTACGTGATATATTGGACATCGAAGTTCCAACTACTACGGAACTTACGAAAGAATCTATTTTGGGaagtgataaaaagaataaaaagaaatatgagtATAAGGTACCGAAACGTCCAGAGGGTATGCACAGAGAAGTGTTTGCTTTGTTGTGCAAAGATAACACTGACGTGCCGCCATTATTTCCAACCGATACAGCCAAGGGATATAAACAAGTTAGAGCTAAGTTGGGTATGAAAAAGGTAAGACCATGGAAGTGGACTCCGTTTACTAATCCAGCTCGAACTGATGGAGCTGTTTTCCATCACTGGAGACGAGTTGCCGATGCAGGAAAGGAATATCCTTTCGCTAAGTTCAATAAAAAGGTTCCTATACCGACTTATACCAATGCAGAGTATGTTCAACATTTAGTTACTAACGGTTGGACTCGAGCAGAGACAGATCACTTGTTTGATTTGTGTAGAAGATTTGATcttagatttattataattaaagataGATGGGATCGAGCAAAATTTACTGCCAGAACTGTagaagaattgaaagaaag ATATTACCAAGTTTGTGCAGCATTGACTAAAGCAAAATCTCATACAGATAAAGTTTACAGTTTTGACGCAGAGCATgagaaacgtagaaaagaacagttaaaaaaattgttcgaacGGACGCCGGAACAAGTGGAAGAAGAGCAGACTTTATTAGCTGAGTTGCGTAAgatagaacaaagaaagaaagaaagggacagAAAAACTCAAGATTTGCAAAAACTTATAACCGCAGCAGACCATCAAGCAGATCCtagaaaaagcgaaagaaaaccTTCCAAAAAGAGTAGTAATTCTTCTAGGAACAGACCAAATAAAACCGATGCTTCTCAT gCTGTAGAATCTGCCGGTATTAAGTTCCCTGACTTCAAAAATAGTGGAGTTTCATTGAGATCGCAAAGAATCAAATTGCCAAGTAGTCTTggacaaaagaaaatgaaaggcaTTGAACAGATGTTAAACGAATTAAGCATAG AACTAAATCCTCCACCTACAGAACAAATATGTCAgcaatttaatgaattaagaAGCGACATAGTACTTCATTATGAATTACGAAGTGCTTTATCTACCTGCGACTACGAATTACAATCGTTAAGACATCAATACGAAGCTCTTGCACCAGGAAAA ACCCTGACAATACCACCAGCTCTACTACCAAAAACAGAACCTGAAGTAAAAGCAGACATAATAGATGTTGTTGGATCGCCGAGTATGCCAAGTGTAAATCATTAA